A DNA window from Marinobacter alexandrii contains the following coding sequences:
- a CDS encoding DEAD/DEAH box helicase — protein sequence MSHFDDLNLSNPVNNALKDLGFTVPTPIQTHAFPVILSGKDLVGVSQTGTGKTFAYLMPLLKDLKFSKEINPRTLILVPTRELVVQVVEQIESLTKYMNVRVLGVYGGKNINSQKPAVMAGVDVLVGTPGRTYDLVLHHSLSLKNVKKLVIDEVDVMLDLGFRFQLTNIFDMLPTKRQHIMFSATMTEEVDALIDDHFISPEKITIAVSGTPLENIAQFSYEVRNFYTKANLLKHLLADKKKYQKVLVFVSSKRNADRLYESMEEMFEKDLCIIHSNKSQNYRLRSLEQFNDGNKRILIATDVIARGLDIEDVTHVINMDVPIYPENYMHRIGRTGRAEKEGTSMLLYTEKERACKKAIEELMKVQIMECDVPDEVEVSKELLPEERPKSKQIELADKVGAKEAKGESTHEKKDKNKKVNLGGSYRRKITKKYKKPKTRGDKNQNRKTKGK from the coding sequence CTGTGATTCTTTCAGGGAAAGATTTGGTAGGCGTTTCCCAGACCGGTACAGGGAAGACTTTTGCTTACCTCATGCCTTTGCTTAAGGACCTGAAGTTTTCTAAGGAAATCAATCCTAGAACACTCATTCTGGTGCCTACCAGAGAGTTAGTCGTGCAAGTGGTGGAACAGATTGAAAGCCTCACAAAATACATGAACGTCCGTGTGTTAGGAGTATATGGAGGAAAGAATATCAATAGTCAAAAGCCAGCTGTCATGGCAGGAGTGGATGTTTTAGTAGGTACTCCTGGAAGAACTTATGATCTTGTCTTGCATCATTCGCTTTCACTTAAGAATGTGAAAAAATTGGTGATTGATGAAGTAGATGTGATGCTAGATCTAGGCTTTCGATTTCAATTGACAAACATCTTTGATATGCTGCCTACGAAACGTCAGCACATTATGTTTTCCGCTACTATGACCGAAGAAGTAGATGCGCTCATCGATGATCATTTCATATCTCCTGAAAAGATAACCATCGCGGTGAGTGGTACACCATTGGAGAACATTGCACAGTTTAGTTATGAGGTTCGCAATTTCTATACGAAAGCAAACTTGCTGAAGCACTTGTTGGCAGATAAGAAGAAATACCAAAAAGTACTTGTTTTCGTGTCGAGCAAACGGAACGCTGATCGATTGTATGAGTCCATGGAGGAAATGTTTGAGAAGGATCTCTGCATCATTCACTCAAATAAAAGCCAGAATTATCGATTACGCTCTCTAGAACAATTCAATGATGGCAACAAGCGTATATTGATTGCTACTGATGTGATTGCACGTGGATTAGATATAGAGGATGTTACACATGTGATTAACATGGATGTGCCGATCTATCCGGAGAACTACATGCATCGAATAGGAAGAACTGGGCGAGCGGAGAAAGAAGGAACGTCTATGCTGTTGTACACGGAAAAGGAGCGTGCATGCAAGAAAGCGATTGAGGAACTGATGAAAGTGCAGATCATGGAATGTGATGTTCCAGATGAAGTAGAAGTTTCGAAAGAACTTCTTCCAGAAGAACGACCTAAGTCTAAGCAAATAGAGTTGGCAGATAAGGTTGGAGCTAAAGAGGCTAAAGGAGAGTCTACGCATGAGAAAAAAGACAAGAACAAAAAAGTAAACCTTGGTGGATCTTATAGAAGAAAGATCACGAAGAAATACAAGAAACCTAAGACTCGTGGAGATAAAAACCAGAATAGAAAAACAAAAGGTAAGTAG